The Nocardioides sp. S5 genome includes a window with the following:
- a CDS encoding multidrug effflux MFS transporter gives MTSAPATRPAARTLALIPLVLAMLSMIGPFSIDTPFPAFAQMGEALDVTAGELQLVVTAYMLAFAAMSIFHGPLSDAIGRKPVIVWSLAAYAVASVACAFAPTLEWLLVGRVVQGLAAGGSTIVSRTIIRDLFDGVEAQRMMSQVAVIFGLAPAIAPVVGGLLVQVGPWQTVFWFMAALAVLLLVGSIALLPESHPPERRVPLRVGEVVTGLLAVVSVPAFHRMAWAGTLVFGAQFLYIGGAAIFVVDLLGEGELDFWKLFVPMIGAMVVGSVLSGRLGRLVTSTQLVSVGYAVSGAGALLGIVVALTPAGEVLPWAAAGVALVALGNGLAFPNIQLLMLDLVPTRRGAVMSAGSFVTLVFNAASAVLLAPYAGRSVLGFAVAAAVCVLLGWACWRWHLSATRADRVTA, from the coding sequence ATGACCTCCGCGCCGGCCACCCGTCCGGCCGCCCGCACCCTGGCGCTGATCCCGCTGGTCCTGGCGATGCTGTCGATGATCGGCCCGTTCAGCATCGACACGCCCTTCCCGGCGTTCGCGCAGATGGGGGAGGCCCTCGACGTCACGGCCGGTGAGCTCCAGCTCGTCGTGACGGCCTACATGCTGGCCTTCGCGGCGATGAGCATCTTCCACGGACCACTCTCCGACGCCATCGGTCGCAAGCCGGTGATCGTGTGGTCGCTGGCGGCGTACGCCGTCGCATCCGTCGCGTGCGCGTTCGCGCCGACGCTGGAGTGGCTGCTCGTCGGTCGCGTCGTGCAGGGACTGGCTGCCGGCGGCTCGACGATCGTGAGCCGCACGATCATCCGCGACCTCTTCGACGGCGTCGAGGCGCAGCGGATGATGAGCCAGGTCGCGGTGATCTTCGGGCTGGCGCCCGCGATCGCCCCGGTCGTGGGCGGGCTGCTGGTGCAGGTCGGGCCGTGGCAGACGGTCTTCTGGTTCATGGCGGCCCTCGCGGTCCTCCTCCTCGTCGGCTCGATCGCGCTGCTGCCCGAGAGCCACCCGCCCGAGCGCCGGGTCCCGCTCCGCGTCGGCGAGGTCGTCACGGGCCTGCTCGCCGTCGTGTCCGTGCCCGCCTTCCACCGGATGGCCTGGGCCGGCACCCTCGTCTTCGGTGCGCAGTTCCTCTACATCGGCGGCGCCGCCATCTTCGTCGTCGACCTGCTGGGGGAGGGCGAGCTCGACTTCTGGAAGCTGTTCGTCCCGATGATCGGGGCGATGGTGGTGGGCTCGGTGCTGAGCGGTCGGCTGGGTCGGCTGGTGACCAGCACCCAGCTGGTGTCCGTCGGCTACGCCGTGAGCGGCGCGGGAGCGCTGCTGGGCATCGTGGTCGCGCTGACCCCGGCGGGCGAGGTGCTGCCGTGGGCGGCAGCGGGGGTCGCGCTCGTCGCGCTCGGCAACGGCCTGGCCTTCCCCAACATCCAGCTGCTGATGCTCGACCTCGTCCCGACCCGTCGGGGCGCGGTCATGTCAGCCGGGTCGTTCGTGACGCTGGTGTTCAACGCCGCCAGCGCGGTCCTCCTCGCCCCGTACGCCGGACGATCGGTCCTCGGGTTCGCCGTGGCGGCCGCGGTGTGCGTGCTGCTGGGGTGGGCGTGCTGGCGCTGGCACCTCTCCGCGACGCGTGCGGATCGCGTGACTGCCTGA
- a CDS encoding ABC transporter ATP-binding protein, with translation MTTDLLATSPETWRDRTIDPPVVPDELRLPGHGSPRERNRALWQRHELRRQRAEDVYAASRNPVRGWPVSGNRAVLTFFRDLVRSRKGSFALMVALNALAAGAALVVPRLLGSLVNRVQAQGAAVEGLNAIALAVVGVVVLQSLLTFGAQRTSTHFGQDLLASAREYVVDTILRLPVGRVEGASTGDLVTRVTRDVGTMARSVQWGVPRLLISLMTVLLSVVAMMLNSVVLALPALLVFALCTPAVRTYLRRAPKAYITEGATYSRINTTLTETVEGARTVEALHLSGARVRAGSDDIEVSAQAERYGMTLRNVLFAALNAAFQVPQVVTLVVGAYGYSRGWVDLGQITAAMLYVVALSEPLDAVIGEVDRLQVGAASTSRLLGIAEVPPDREPGDRLPDGVELTATDLRFAYREGHDVLHGVDLHLAVGERLAVVGPSGSGKSTLGRLLAGINRPRTGTARVGGVDLVDLPLEVLRVEVALVTQEHHVFIGSVRDNIVLAREDSTDDDVREALRAVGSLAWVERLPDGLDTLIGSGRFALTPAQAQQVALARLIIADPHTLVLDEATSLIDPRTARTLEGSMNNLLEGRTVVAIAHRLHTAHDADRIAVVIDGRIVELGSHDELLALDGEYADLWHAWTS, from the coding sequence ATGACCACCGACCTGCTCGCCACCTCCCCCGAGACGTGGCGCGACCGCACCATCGACCCGCCGGTGGTCCCCGACGAGCTGCGCCTGCCCGGCCACGGCAGTCCCCGCGAGCGCAACCGCGCCCTGTGGCAGCGCCACGAGCTGCGCCGCCAGCGCGCCGAGGACGTCTACGCCGCCTCGCGCAACCCGGTGCGCGGCTGGCCGGTCTCGGGCAACCGCGCGGTGCTCACCTTCTTCCGCGACCTCGTCCGCAGCCGCAAGGGCTCCTTCGCGCTGATGGTCGCCCTCAACGCGCTTGCCGCCGGCGCCGCACTCGTCGTGCCCCGCCTGCTCGGCTCCCTGGTCAACCGGGTGCAGGCGCAGGGCGCGGCCGTGGAGGGACTGAACGCCATCGCCCTCGCGGTGGTGGGCGTGGTCGTCCTCCAGTCGCTCCTCACCTTCGGCGCCCAGCGCACCTCGACCCACTTCGGCCAGGACCTGCTGGCCTCGGCGCGCGAGTACGTCGTCGACACGATCCTGCGCCTGCCCGTGGGGCGCGTCGAGGGCGCGAGCACCGGCGACCTCGTCACCCGCGTCACCCGTGACGTCGGCACGATGGCGCGCTCCGTGCAGTGGGGCGTGCCCCGGCTGCTGATCTCGCTGATGACGGTCCTGCTCTCCGTCGTGGCGATGATGCTCAACTCCGTCGTGCTCGCCCTGCCCGCGCTGCTGGTCTTCGCGCTGTGCACCCCCGCGGTGCGCACCTACCTCCGGCGCGCACCCAAGGCGTACATCACCGAGGGCGCCACCTACTCCCGGATCAACACCACCCTCACCGAGACGGTCGAGGGTGCCCGCACCGTCGAGGCACTGCACCTGTCCGGAGCCCGGGTGCGCGCGGGCAGCGACGACATCGAGGTCTCCGCGCAGGCCGAGCGCTACGGCATGACCCTGCGCAACGTGCTCTTCGCCGCGCTCAACGCCGCCTTCCAGGTGCCGCAGGTGGTCACGCTCGTGGTGGGCGCCTACGGCTACTCCCGCGGGTGGGTCGACCTCGGCCAGATCACCGCCGCGATGCTCTACGTCGTCGCGCTGAGCGAGCCCCTCGACGCCGTCATCGGCGAGGTCGACCGGCTCCAGGTCGGTGCCGCGTCGACCAGCCGGCTGCTCGGCATCGCCGAGGTGCCGCCGGACCGCGAGCCCGGCGACCGTCTCCCCGACGGCGTCGAGCTCACGGCCACGGACCTGCGCTTCGCCTACCGCGAGGGCCACGACGTGCTGCACGGCGTCGACCTGCACCTCGCCGTCGGCGAGCGGCTGGCCGTCGTCGGTCCGAGCGGGTCGGGCAAGTCCACCCTCGGTCGCCTGCTCGCCGGCATCAACCGCCCCCGCACCGGGACCGCGCGCGTCGGAGGCGTCGACCTGGTCGACCTGCCGCTGGAGGTGCTGCGCGTCGAGGTCGCGCTCGTGACCCAGGAGCACCACGTCTTCATCGGCTCGGTGCGCGACAACATCGTGCTGGCCCGAGAGGACTCCACCGACGACGACGTCCGCGAGGCGCTGCGCGCGGTGGGCTCGCTCGCCTGGGTCGAGCGGCTGCCCGACGGCCTCGACACCCTCATCGGCTCCGGTCGCTTCGCCCTCACCCCGGCCCAGGCCCAGCAGGTCGCGCTCGCGCGCCTGATCATCGCGGACCCGCACACGCTGGTCCTCGACGAGGCGACCTCGCTGATCGACCCGCGGACCGCGCGCACCCTCGAAGGGTCGATGAACAACCTCCTCGAGGGCCGCACCGTCGTCGCGATCGCGCACCGGCTCCACACCGCGCACGACGCCGACCGCATCGCCGTGGTCATCGACGGCCGGATCGTCGAGCTCGGCAGCCACGACGAGCTGCTCGCCCTGGACGGGGAGTACGCCGACCTCTGGCACGCCTGGACCTCCTGA